A region from the Bradyrhizobium erythrophlei genome encodes:
- a CDS encoding YidB family protein — MGILDSLENSPAFRGALGQLEAAVVPVVLSEVLGNGSQGGLNAIVAKLQQAGFGDQVKSWIGNGQNLPITAEQLQQVLGSDTVKQLAARFNIPVDQLAKVLAQQLPTAVDHASPDGKLPHTA; from the coding sequence ATGGGCATTCTCGATTCACTGGAAAACTCACCGGCGTTCAGGGGCGCGCTCGGCCAGCTTGAGGCCGCTGTGGTCCCGGTGGTGTTGAGCGAAGTGCTCGGCAATGGCAGCCAGGGCGGACTGAACGCGATCGTCGCCAAGCTGCAGCAGGCCGGCTTCGGCGATCAGGTCAAATCCTGGATCGGAAACGGTCAAAATCTGCCGATCACCGCCGAGCAATTGCAGCAGGTGCTCGGCAGCGACACCGTCAAGCAGTTGGCCGCGCGGTTCAATATCCCGGTCGATCAGCTCGCCAAGGTTCTGGCGCAGCAGCTGCCGACTGCAGTGGATCACGCCAGCCCGGACGGCAAGCTGCCGCACACGGCCTGA
- a CDS encoding glutathione S-transferase family protein: MALKLVIGNKNYSSWSMRPWLALRASGIAFEEIFIPLYTGEADKQRILDFTHSGKVPTLIDGDVTIWDSLSIIEYVAERFPQARLWPEDRASRAHARSISAEMHSGFVALRNECGMNLHRPVRAIALSADACANVARIQQIWNECRDRYGKFGPFLFGQFGAADAMFAPVVHRFRTYAIPVAGEARTYMETMMALPAFQEWTRAGLAESLVIERFENV, translated from the coding sequence ATGGCCTTGAAGCTCGTGATCGGCAACAAGAACTATTCGTCCTGGTCGATGCGGCCGTGGCTGGCGCTGCGCGCCAGCGGCATTGCTTTCGAGGAAATCTTCATCCCGCTCTATACCGGCGAGGCGGACAAGCAGCGCATTCTGGATTTCACCCATTCGGGCAAGGTGCCGACGCTGATCGACGGCGACGTCACGATCTGGGATTCGCTTTCCATCATCGAATATGTCGCCGAGCGGTTTCCGCAAGCACGGCTATGGCCCGAAGACCGCGCGTCGCGTGCCCATGCGCGCTCTATTTCGGCGGAGATGCATTCGGGCTTCGTGGCGCTGCGCAACGAATGCGGCATGAACCTGCACCGGCCGGTCCGCGCCATCGCGCTGTCGGCGGATGCGTGCGCCAACGTCGCCCGCATCCAGCAGATCTGGAATGAATGCCGCGACCGCTACGGAAAATTCGGGCCGTTCCTGTTCGGCCAATTCGGCGCCGCCGACGCCATGTTCGCCCCGGTGGTCCACCGTTTTCGCACCTATGCGATTCCGGTGGCGGGCGAGGCGCGGACATATATGGAAACGATGATGGCGTTGCCGGCCTTCCAGGAGTGGACGCGCGCGGGGCTGGCCGAATCGCTTGTGATCGAACGATTCGAAAATGTGTGA
- a CDS encoding DUF599 domain-containing protein, translated as MGSYWVDILAVGFFAVEWTVYAVTLEHSAYGRDSLSSRMHAYRETWIRRLLDRESRMVDMQIMGSLQNGTAFFASTSLIAVGGALALLRSSNEAFAVFAAMPIDLSPSPALWEIKCLGLTVIFIYAFFKFAWSYRLFNYVAILLGAMPPAQQRDTPEAEAHVIRTTRLFETAGRHFNRGQRAFFFALGYLGWFVSPWVLFVSTAAVVIVTWRRQFASNAWRAMGS; from the coding sequence ATGGGCTCGTATTGGGTCGATATTCTGGCGGTCGGCTTCTTCGCCGTTGAATGGACGGTGTATGCCGTCACGCTCGAACACAGCGCCTATGGACGCGACAGCCTGTCCTCCCGCATGCATGCCTACCGCGAGACCTGGATCCGGCGCCTGCTCGATCGCGAGAGCCGCATGGTCGACATGCAGATCATGGGCTCGCTGCAGAACGGCACGGCATTCTTCGCCTCCACCAGCCTGATCGCGGTCGGCGGCGCGCTGGCCCTGCTGCGATCGAGCAATGAGGCCTTCGCCGTGTTCGCCGCGATGCCGATCGATCTTTCCCCCTCGCCGGCGCTGTGGGAGATCAAATGCCTCGGGCTCACGGTGATCTTCATCTACGCGTTTTTCAAATTCGCCTGGTCGTACCGGCTGTTCAACTACGTCGCCATCCTGCTCGGGGCGATGCCGCCGGCGCAGCAACGCGACACGCCCGAGGCGGAAGCGCACGTCATCCGCACCACAAGGCTGTTCGAAACCGCAGGGCGGCACTTCAACCGCGGCCAGCGCGCGTTCTTCTTTGCACTCGGCTATCTCGGCTGGTTCGTCAGCCCCTGGGTGCTGTTCGTATCGACGGCGGCGGTCGTGATTGTGACCTGGCGCCGGCAATTCGCATCGAACGCCTGGCGGGCGATGGGAAGTTAG
- a CDS encoding phytanoyl-CoA dioxygenase, with amino-acid sequence MPSDAYEPVRALSEAQLEQFIQDGFVRIDRAFPRELAEQGRAIMWRDIPFDPHDSTTWTRPVIRLPSYAQQPFRKAANTHALHAAFDQLVGKGRWRPRDSLGTFPVRFPHADDPGDAGWHVDVSFPGDGCDPDERHDFSRWRVNITSRGRALLMLFLFSGVTELDAPTKIRVGSHFDMARSLAPAGEAGMSQLVLDRMGADRPEALATGEAGTVYLCHPFLVHAAQMHRGSTPRFLAQPPLHPAEPFQLDRKDGNYSPVEIAIRRALQESRS; translated from the coding sequence ATGCCTTCGGATGCATATGAACCGGTGCGCGCGCTCAGCGAAGCACAACTGGAGCAATTTATTCAAGACGGGTTTGTTCGGATTGACCGCGCCTTCCCGCGGGAGCTTGCCGAGCAAGGTCGCGCGATCATGTGGCGCGATATTCCGTTTGATCCTCACGACTCAACGACATGGACCAGACCGGTGATCCGGCTGCCCAGCTATGCACAGCAACCGTTCAGGAAAGCGGCGAACACTCATGCTCTCCACGCCGCCTTCGATCAGCTCGTCGGCAAAGGCCGCTGGCGCCCGCGCGACAGCTTGGGCACCTTCCCGGTACGTTTCCCTCATGCCGACGACCCCGGCGACGCCGGCTGGCATGTCGATGTCAGCTTTCCCGGCGACGGTTGCGATCCGGACGAGCGGCATGATTTCTCACGCTGGCGAGTGAACATAACTTCGCGCGGCCGCGCCCTGCTCATGCTGTTTCTGTTCTCCGGCGTGACCGAGCTGGACGCCCCGACCAAAATACGCGTCGGGTCACACTTTGATATGGCGAGATCTCTGGCGCCCGCCGGCGAGGCAGGCATGTCGCAGTTGGTGCTCGATCGCATGGGGGCAGACCGGCCGGAGGCCCTGGCGACAGGAGAAGCCGGCACGGTCTATTTGTGTCATCCCTTCCTTGTTCATGCTGCCCAGATGCATCGCGGTTCGACACCGCGGTTCTTGGCGCAACCCCCGCTCCATCCGGCCGAGCCATTCCAGCTCGACCGCAAGGACGGCAACTATTCACCGGTCGAGATTGCGATCCGGCGCGCCCTGCAGGAAAGCCGAAGTTGA
- a CDS encoding aldo/keto reductase, protein MLYVEANGAKIPAIGLGTWELRGRTCARLVEQALRLGYRHIDTAQAYENEREVGEGLRAARVRREDVFITTKVWTTHFAPNELERSAKESLSKLRLSEVDLLLLHWPNPHVPLAETLGALAHVKKLGMARHIGVSNFTVALIDEAVAACPEPLVCDQVEYHPYLEQTRVREACARHGMALVAYSPVAKGRIKSDETLGRIGQVHHKTRAQVCLRWLVQQNAVAIPRTSKIERLSENINIFDFALSDDEMQQIFAMASPRGRLTDFGFAPKWD, encoded by the coding sequence ATGCTGTATGTCGAGGCCAATGGCGCCAAAATTCCCGCGATCGGGCTGGGCACGTGGGAGCTGCGCGGACGAACCTGCGCGCGACTGGTCGAGCAGGCGCTCCGGCTGGGCTATCGCCACATCGACACCGCGCAGGCCTATGAGAACGAGCGCGAGGTCGGCGAAGGCCTGCGCGCGGCGCGCGTCAGGCGCGAGGATGTGTTCATCACCACCAAGGTGTGGACCACCCACTTCGCGCCGAACGAACTGGAACGATCCGCCAAGGAAAGCCTGAGCAAGCTGCGCCTGTCCGAGGTCGATTTGTTGCTGCTGCACTGGCCAAATCCGCACGTGCCGCTTGCCGAAACGCTGGGCGCGCTGGCGCATGTCAAGAAGCTCGGCATGGCCAGGCACATCGGCGTTTCCAACTTCACCGTGGCCTTGATCGACGAGGCGGTGGCGGCCTGTCCGGAACCGCTGGTGTGCGATCAGGTCGAATACCACCCCTATCTCGAGCAGACCCGGGTCAGGGAAGCCTGCGCCCGGCACGGCATGGCGCTGGTCGCCTATAGTCCGGTGGCGAAGGGCCGCATCAAGAGCGACGAGACGCTGGGGCGGATCGGGCAGGTTCACCACAAGACTCGCGCCCAGGTTTGCCTGCGCTGGCTGGTGCAGCAGAATGCCGTCGCGATACCGCGGACCTCGAAGATCGAGCGACTGTCGGAAAACATCAACATCTTTGACTTTGCGCTGTCTGATGACGAGATGCAGCAGATTTTCGCGATGGCCAGCCCCAGGGGCCGGCTCACCGATTTCGGTTTCGCGCCGAAATGGGACTAA
- a CDS encoding helix-turn-helix domain-containing protein translates to MQRLRLKADGRIVELRDGQEFPLAPAMPFTASVPVGAPVETAAPPAVRDLRRRARLTQQQFAARLGVPVETIRNWEQGKRMPRGPARALLAVIAHAPDTVFAALARA, encoded by the coding sequence ATGCAGCGCTTGCGGCTGAAAGCGGACGGACGGATCGTCGAATTGCGGGACGGGCAGGAGTTTCCGCTCGCCCCGGCGATGCCCTTTACCGCCTCGGTGCCGGTCGGAGCACCGGTCGAAACGGCCGCACCGCCCGCTGTGCGCGACCTTCGCCGCCGCGCGCGCCTGACCCAGCAGCAATTCGCCGCACGGCTAGGGGTGCCGGTCGAGACCATCCGCAACTGGGAGCAGGGCAAACGCATGCCGCGCGGGCCGGCGAGGGCGCTGCTCGCGGTGATCGCGCACGCCCCGGACACGGTATTTGCGGCACTGGCGCGAGCCTGA
- the mgtE gene encoding magnesium transporter, whose protein sequence is MAEDLDVAQPVVSVLDRLPMRAEDGEIRREFVDEIARAIHAADKPFLRAVVAELHEADLGDLIAALEPDDRVSLVELTGTHFDFSALNEVDDSVREEILEELEPETVAEGVRELQSDDAVELLEGLDEEDKEEILEKLPPSERDALERSLEYPENSAGRRMQTEFITVPPEWTVGHAIDYMRDTPNLPDRFYEIYAVDKAQHWHGAVALDTLLRSRRLVLLADLVDEDRRRVSVRDDLEEVARLFGKYNLVAAPVVDIENRLVGVITIDDVVDVIEEEADEDLKALGGVTSDEELSDSVWTIAKGRFNWLLVNLATAFLASSVLGLFEGQLEKMVALAVLAPIVASQGGNAATQTMTVAVRALATRELGSNNAFRVVMREGLVGLVNGLAFAVITGIAAVLWFKIPALGVVIGLAIICNLVAGALGGILIPMVLERVRADPAVASGTFVTTITDVVGFFSFLGIATLWFGLK, encoded by the coding sequence ATGGCCGAAGATCTGGACGTTGCCCAACCCGTCGTCTCCGTGCTCGACCGGCTGCCGATGCGCGCAGAAGATGGCGAAATTCGCCGCGAATTCGTCGACGAGATCGCGCGCGCGATTCATGCCGCCGACAAGCCGTTCCTGCGTGCCGTGGTTGCGGAACTCCATGAGGCCGATCTCGGCGATCTGATCGCGGCGCTCGAGCCCGACGACCGCGTCAGCCTCGTTGAGTTGACCGGCACTCATTTCGACTTCTCGGCGCTGAACGAAGTCGACGACTCCGTCCGCGAGGAAATCCTCGAGGAACTCGAGCCCGAGACGGTCGCGGAGGGCGTGCGCGAGCTGCAATCCGACGACGCGGTCGAACTGCTCGAGGGCCTTGACGAGGAGGACAAGGAAGAAATCCTCGAAAAGCTGCCGCCATCGGAGCGCGATGCGCTCGAGCGCAGCCTCGAATATCCGGAAAATTCCGCTGGCCGGCGGATGCAAACCGAGTTCATCACCGTGCCGCCGGAATGGACGGTCGGGCACGCGATCGACTACATGCGCGACACGCCGAACCTGCCGGACCGGTTCTACGAGATCTACGCCGTCGACAAGGCGCAGCACTGGCACGGCGCGGTGGCGCTGGATACTCTGCTGCGCTCGCGCAGGCTGGTGCTGCTGGCCGATCTGGTCGACGAAGACCGCCGCCGCGTCTCGGTGCGGGACGACCTGGAAGAGGTGGCGCGGCTGTTCGGCAAGTACAATCTGGTCGCCGCTCCCGTGGTCGATATCGAGAACCGGCTGGTCGGCGTCATCACCATCGACGACGTCGTCGACGTGATCGAGGAGGAGGCCGACGAGGATTTGAAGGCGCTGGGCGGCGTTACCAGCGACGAAGAATTGTCCGACAGCGTCTGGACCATCGCCAAGGGTCGCTTCAACTGGCTGCTGGTCAATCTCGCCACCGCCTTTCTGGCGTCCTCGGTGCTCGGCCTGTTCGAAGGCCAATTGGAGAAAATGGTGGCGCTGGCGGTGCTGGCCCCGATCGTCGCCAGTCAGGGCGGCAACGCCGCCACCCAAACCATGACGGTCGCGGTGCGCGCGCTGGCGACCCGCGAACTCGGCTCCAACAACGCCTTTCGCGTCGTGATGCGCGAGGGCCTGGTCGGCCTCGTCAACGGGCTCGCATTCGCTGTCATCACCGGCATCGCCGCGGTGTTGTGGTTCAAGATTCCGGCACTTGGGGTCGTGATTGGCCTTGCGATCATCTGCAATCTGGTCGCCGGCGCGCTCGGCGGCATTTTGATTCCGATGGTGCTGGAACGGGTGCGCGCGGACCCGGCGGTGGCGTCGGGCACGTTTGTCACGACGATTACCGACGTGGTCGGCTTTTTCTCGTTCCTCGGCATTGCGACGCTGTGGTTCGGGCTGAAGTAA
- a CDS encoding polysaccharide deacetylase family protein: MKGLAIALVACLTWTAAARAASCPRAGVLGTSRVLAVDAATTPQVGLKQFPQTLPLGEREVVLTFDDGPWPGTTPKVLAALAAQCVRATFFLIGKPASEHPELVRRIAAEGHTIGHHTWSHRSLMRIPPDQTTEEIDHGIEAVETALHGVATKVPSTPFFRFPGFESTPATLDLLQSRGIAVFGADLWASDWNPMTAAQELKLITDRLKAAGRGIILFHDPKARTATVLPAFLRYLRDNHYRVVHVEPKEPGAQIKAAP; this comes from the coding sequence ATGAAGGGGCTCGCTATCGCCCTGGTCGCCTGCCTTACTTGGACCGCCGCGGCCCGGGCGGCGTCGTGCCCGCGCGCCGGCGTGCTCGGCACCTCCCGTGTGCTCGCCGTCGATGCCGCCACCACGCCCCAGGTGGGGCTGAAACAGTTTCCGCAGACGCTGCCGCTCGGCGAGCGGGAGGTGGTTCTGACCTTCGATGATGGCCCGTGGCCCGGCACCACGCCGAAAGTGCTGGCGGCGCTAGCGGCGCAATGCGTGCGGGCAACATTCTTCCTGATCGGAAAGCCGGCATCCGAGCATCCCGAACTGGTGCGCCGGATCGCGGCCGAGGGCCACACCATCGGGCACCACACTTGGAGCCATCGCAGCCTGATGCGGATCCCGCCCGACCAGACCACGGAGGAGATCGACCACGGGATCGAGGCGGTCGAAACGGCGCTACACGGTGTCGCGACCAAGGTGCCGAGCACGCCGTTCTTTCGCTTCCCCGGCTTCGAGTCGACGCCGGCGACCCTCGATCTCCTGCAATCGCGCGGCATCGCGGTGTTCGGCGCCGATCTCTGGGCCAGCGACTGGAATCCGATGACCGCGGCCCAGGAGTTGAAACTGATTACGGATCGGCTCAAGGCTGCTGGCCGGGGAATTATCCTGTTTCACGACCCCAAGGCGCGAACCGCCACCGTGCTGCCGGCTTTTCTGCGTTATCTGCGTGACAATCACTATCGCGTGGTCCATGTGGAGCCAAAGGAACCTGGAGCACAGATCAAGGCTGCGCCTTGA
- a CDS encoding polysaccharide deacetylase family protein: protein MADALALFGRQQWAAICLGLLTCITATSAEAADCPGHPDAIGTSRTLVVDPREHPRIGTMQYPETLPLRDHEVVLTFDDGPLPRNSNQVLDILASQCVKATFFEIGRMAQAYPEGIRKLVAAGHSVGTHTQNHPLTMNHMPMDRAKQEIDGGIASVKSALGTDDAALAPFFRIPGLMRAEAVEDYLASQGIQVWSADFLADDWRHISSARVSDLAIKRLEDKGKGILLLHDIQARTVAALPKILNELKARGFRIVHVVPATPQNPATPTEPQDWMLHPPSENVATSHWPKIPNFVFADAATLPAPALSDLDWRDGGSMTLAEDRAGRAGHGVPLPRQAPWPRQSLAPEATNNALPVPALSVFEIKEGLRAATRGLTRRAEQRGPEDREAISATAGSHTRTLRGKPHPSGVRRSAGSAAGNAAHGGALKHLVQVRKRSA, encoded by the coding sequence ATGGCTGATGCGTTGGCTTTGTTCGGCAGGCAGCAATGGGCCGCCATATGCCTGGGGTTACTGACCTGCATCACCGCAACTTCCGCTGAGGCGGCCGACTGTCCCGGCCATCCCGACGCGATCGGCACCTCGCGCACGCTGGTGGTCGATCCGCGCGAGCATCCCCGCATCGGCACCATGCAGTATCCGGAGACGCTGCCGCTGCGGGATCACGAGGTGGTGCTGACCTTCGACGACGGCCCGCTGCCGCGTAACAGCAACCAGGTTCTCGACATCCTCGCCTCGCAATGTGTGAAGGCAACCTTCTTCGAGATCGGCCGGATGGCGCAGGCCTATCCGGAGGGCATCCGCAAGCTGGTCGCGGCCGGCCACAGCGTCGGCACCCACACCCAGAATCATCCGCTTACGATGAATCACATGCCGATGGACCGGGCCAAACAGGAGATCGACGGCGGCATCGCGTCGGTGAAATCAGCGCTTGGCACTGACGACGCCGCACTAGCGCCGTTCTTTCGCATCCCGGGCTTGATGCGCGCCGAAGCCGTCGAGGACTATCTGGCCTCGCAGGGCATCCAGGTCTGGAGCGCTGATTTTCTCGCCGACGACTGGCGGCATATTTCCTCCGCGCGGGTCTCTGACCTCGCGATCAAGCGGCTCGAAGACAAGGGCAAAGGCATCCTGCTGCTGCACGACATCCAGGCGCGAACGGTCGCCGCGCTGCCGAAGATCCTGAATGAGCTGAAGGCGCGCGGATTTCGCATCGTCCACGTCGTGCCGGCGACGCCGCAAAATCCGGCGACGCCGACCGAGCCGCAGGACTGGATGTTGCATCCGCCGTCGGAAAATGTGGCGACGTCGCACTGGCCCAAAATCCCTAATTTCGTCTTCGCCGACGCCGCCACGCTTCCCGCCCCCGCGCTGTCGGATCTGGACTGGCGCGACGGAGGATCGATGACTCTTGCCGAGGATCGCGCCGGACGGGCTGGTCATGGCGTGCCGTTGCCCCGGCAAGCGCCCTGGCCCCGGCAATCGCTGGCGCCGGAGGCCACCAACAACGCCCTGCCGGTGCCGGCGCTCAGCGTCTTCGAGATCAAGGAGGGTCTGCGCGCGGCGACGCGAGGCCTGACGCGCCGCGCCGAGCAACGCGGACCGGAGGATCGTGAAGCGATTTCGGCGACGGCCGGAAGTCACACCCGGACGCTCCGCGGCAAACCTCATCCGTCAGGCGTTCGCCGGTCCGCCGGTAGCGCAGCCGGCAATGCCGCGCATGGCGGCGCGCTGAAGCATCTAGTCCAGGTTAGGAAAAGAAGCGCGTAA